The Brassica napus cultivar Da-Ae chromosome C7, Da-Ae, whole genome shotgun sequence genome has a segment encoding these proteins:
- the LOC106407354 gene encoding proline-rich antigen homolog — protein sequence MEANQLYGLYLLFVLLLSVTSPVTSDEVVSCTMCSSCDNPCNPVQSYPPPPPPSRPPPSPSTTTACPPPPSSGGGGGSSYYYPPPSQSGSGKYPPPYGDGGQGYYYPPPYSGNYPTPPPPNPIVPYFPFYYHTPPPGSGSYRFMSSYSIMFALFAIFLCLV from the coding sequence ATGGAAGCAAACCAGTTATATGGTTTGTATCTACTTTTTGTTCTGTTACTGTCAGTGACTTCGCCAGTGACATCGGACGAGGTTGTTTCTTGTACAATGTGTTCTTCCTGCGACAATCCCTGTAATCCCGTCCAATCatatcctcctcctccgcctcctTCTCGTCCACCACCGTCACCATCAACAACCACCGCATGTCCTCCGCCTCCGAGCTCCGGCGGCGGTGGTGGCAGCTCTTACTATTACCCTCCTCCCTCTCAGTCCGGTAGCGGAAAATACCCTCCTCCATACGGTGACGGTGGTCAAGGCTATTACTACCCTCCGCCGTATTCAGGCAACTATCCTACGCCGCCTCCGCCGAACCCTATCGTCCCTTACTTCCCGTTTTACTATCATACGCCACCACCAGGTTCTGGTTCATATCGGTTTATGAGTTCTTATTCTATTATGTTTGCTCTTTTCGCCATCTTCCTCTGTTTAGTGTGA
- the LOC106409463 gene encoding uncharacterized protein LOC106409463, producing the protein MSKMKLAFTPVAQLKPDSENEIWKIKVRIVRMWRFQNGVKPGDVGGIDLILLYEKGDRIQVCIRGKLISKYEDDLGEGKCCILMNFKLSPNLGNYRGTPHPFKIFFTWSTHVKKNCEEIPNDSLRFNCISFDNLLSQKHDEKVFVDVIGEIVGPCDLKEITVRNAPCKILNLQLKDCGDSIINCVFWEKYAEDIHSNVQSFFGGAIVLLCSLMRINIYNGKSVHITILLLKQTNIIVCHLFLKENSRFKVGKLQQSCSLILTLLR; encoded by the exons ATGAGCAAGATGAAGCTTGCCTTCACTCCTGTTGCTCAGTTAAAGCCAGATTCTGAAAACGAAATCTGGAAAATTAAGGTTCGAATAGTCCGTATGTGGCGATTTCAGAATGGCGTTAAGCCTGGAGATGTTGGTGGAATCgatttaatacttttatatgAGAAG GGAGATCGTATACAAGTTTGCATTAGAGGAAAACTGATATCCAAGTACGAGGACGATTTGGGAGAAGGAAAATGTTGTATTCTGATGAACTTTAAGTTGTCTCCTAATCTCGGGAATTACAGAGGAACACCACATCCTTTCAAGATATTTTTCACTTGGTCAACACACGTTAAGAAGAATTGCGAGGAGATTCCAAACGATTCACTTCGTTTTAATTGCATATCTTTTGATAACCTTCTTTCACAGAAGCATGATGAGAAAGTTTTTGTAG ATGTAATTGGAGAAATTGTTGGACCTTGCGATCTGAAAGAAATTACAGTTCGTAATGCTccatgtaaaattttaaatcttcaACTCAAGGATTGTGG tgattcAATCATTAATTGtgtattttgggaaaaataTGCTGAAGACATCCATTCCAATGTTCAATCCTTTTTTGGTGGAGCTATAGTTCTGCTTTGCAGTCTTATgagaattaatatttataatggtAAATCTGTTCATATTACTATACTTTTATTAAAACAGACAAATATTATTGTCTGTCATTTGTTTTTGAAAGAAAACTCACGATTCAAAGTGGGAAAGCTTCAACAAAGTTGTTCATTAATTCTGACATTGCTGAGATAA